In Roseomonas fluvialis, one genomic interval encodes:
- the tolR gene encoding protein TolR yields MAGSLMNGGRDRRSRYRPMAEINVTPFVDVMLVLLIIFMVAAPLMTVGVPVDLPRTAATPLNQETEPLTITVDPQGRIFLQETEVPMEELVPRLRAIMQNQPQGAPERRIFVRGDRAIAYGRVMEVMGTIAGAGFTRVALLAEQPSGAPAAQPARPAAPARPAGQPRG; encoded by the coding sequence ATGGCCGGGTCCCTGATGAACGGCGGGCGCGATCGCCGGTCGCGCTACCGGCCGATGGCCGAGATCAACGTCACGCCCTTCGTCGACGTCATGCTGGTGCTGCTGATCATCTTCATGGTGGCCGCGCCGCTGATGACGGTGGGCGTGCCGGTCGACCTGCCGCGCACCGCGGCCACGCCGCTGAACCAGGAGACCGAGCCGCTCACCATCACGGTCGATCCGCAGGGCCGCATCTTCCTGCAGGAGACCGAGGTGCCGATGGAGGAACTGGTGCCGCGCCTGCGCGCCATCATGCAGAACCAGCCACAGGGCGCGCCGGAACGCCGCATCTTCGTGCGCGGCGACCGCGCCATCGCCTATGGTCGCGTGATGGAGGTGATGGGCACCATCGCCGGTGCCGGCTTCACGCGCGTGGCGCTGCTGGCCGAACAACCCTCCGGCGCGCCCGCCGCGCAACCCGCCCGCCCTGCCGCGCCCGCCCGCCCGGCCGGACAGCCGCGCGGCTGA
- the tolB gene encoding Tol-Pal system beta propeller repeat protein TolB: MNPCSPFALTRRRMLAGVGAGLVAPGIFATPLPAAAQQATQGAVIDITRARTDPIPVAIPDLAGGGDAARVGRDIARVIQNNLRNSGLFRPIDRQAFIQTPESAAQTPRFQDWRVIGAQALVTGRVVEQGGQLRVEFRLWDVLPEAQLQGTAFTAPAANWRRIAHLISDVIYERLLGEKGYFDTRVVYVSETGPRDRRTRRLAIMDQDGENHRFLTDGRFAALTPRFHPSAERIAFMSYRDRGQPQVVLFDIGSGSQQVLGNFQGMTLSPRFAPDGRSVVLSSTRGGDANIYVVDLASRRERQLTSGGGLDVSPCYSPDGNQIVFNSDRGGDQQLYVMDAGGGNVRRISFGRGRYATPVWSPRGDLIAFTRFGGGGFAIGVMRPDGSGERILSEGWAMEGPTFAPNGRMLMFYRESRATDSRGGGYSARIASIDIAGFNERPVPTPTDATDPAWSPLLS, encoded by the coding sequence ATGAACCCTTGCTCTCCCTTCGCGCTGACGCGCCGCCGCATGCTGGCGGGCGTGGGCGCCGGCCTGGTCGCGCCGGGCATCTTCGCCACACCGCTGCCCGCGGCCGCCCAGCAGGCCACGCAGGGTGCCGTCATCGACATCACGCGTGCGCGCACCGATCCGATTCCGGTCGCGATCCCTGATCTCGCGGGCGGTGGTGATGCGGCGCGCGTGGGGCGTGACATCGCCCGCGTGATCCAGAACAACCTGCGCAATTCCGGGCTGTTCCGCCCGATCGATCGCCAGGCGTTCATCCAGACGCCCGAGAGCGCCGCGCAGACCCCGCGCTTCCAGGACTGGCGCGTGATCGGCGCGCAGGCGCTGGTGACCGGGCGCGTGGTCGAACAGGGCGGCCAGCTGCGCGTCGAATTCCGCCTGTGGGACGTGCTGCCCGAGGCGCAACTGCAGGGCACCGCCTTCACCGCGCCGGCGGCGAACTGGCGGCGCATCGCGCATCTGATCAGCGACGTGATCTACGAACGGCTGCTGGGCGAGAAGGGCTACTTCGATACGCGTGTGGTCTATGTCAGCGAGACCGGCCCGCGCGATCGCCGCACGCGCCGCCTCGCGATCATGGACCAGGATGGCGAGAACCACCGCTTCCTGACCGATGGCCGCTTCGCCGCGCTCACGCCGCGCTTCCATCCCTCGGCCGAGCGCATCGCCTTCATGTCCTATCGCGACCGCGGGCAGCCGCAGGTCGTGCTGTTCGACATCGGCTCGGGCAGCCAGCAGGTGCTGGGCAATTTCCAGGGCATGACGCTCTCGCCGCGCTTCGCGCCGGATGGGCGTTCGGTGGTGCTGTCCTCGACGCGCGGGGGCGATGCGAACATCTACGTGGTGGATCTCGCGTCGCGGCGCGAACGGCAATTGACCAGCGGTGGCGGGCTCGATGTCTCGCCCTGCTATTCGCCCGACGGCAACCAGATCGTGTTCAATTCCGACCGCGGCGGCGACCAGCAATTGTATGTGATGGATGCCGGCGGCGGAAACGTGCGGCGGATCTCCTTCGGGCGCGGCCGCTACGCCACGCCAGTGTGGTCGCCGCGCGGCGACCTGATTGCCTTCACGCGCTTCGGCGGCGGCGGCTTCGCCATCGGCGTGATGCGCCCCGATGGATCGGGCGAGCGCATCCTGTCGGAAGGCTGGGCGATGGAAGGGCCGACCTTCGCGCCGAACGGGCGCATGCTGATGTTCTACCGCGAGAGCCGCGCGACGGATTCGCGCGGTGGTGGATATTCGGCGCGCATCGCGTCGATCGACATCGCCGGCTTCAACGAACGCCCGGTGCCCACGCCCACCGACGCGACCGATCCTGCGTGGTCGCCGCTGCTTTCGTGA
- the pal gene encoding peptidoglycan-associated lipoprotein Pal, whose amino-acid sequence MKTRLFGAVAALALLAACSNTDQNAAATGAGGTIRPGSQEDLVANVGDRVLFDFDRSTIRADQRPILERQAAWMGRNAEVRVQVEGHTDERGTREYNLALGQRRANAARDVLVAGGVNGARITTISYGKDRPAALGSDEAAWAQNRRAVTVVQ is encoded by the coding sequence ATGAAAACCCGCCTGTTCGGCGCCGTGGCTGCCCTCGCGCTGCTCGCTGCCTGCTCGAACACTGACCAGAACGCGGCGGCGACGGGGGCCGGCGGCACGATCCGCCCTGGCAGCCAGGAAGACCTGGTGGCCAATGTCGGCGACCGCGTGCTGTTCGACTTCGACCGTTCCACCATCCGCGCCGACCAGCGCCCGATCCTGGAGCGCCAGGCTGCGTGGATGGGCCGCAACGCCGAGGTGCGCGTGCAGGTCGAAGGCCACACCGACGAACGCGGCACCCGCGAATACAACCTGGCCCTGGGTCAGCGCCGTGCGAATGCGGCGCGCGATGTGCTGGTGGCCGGCGGCGTCAACGGCGCGCGCATCACCACCATTTCCTATGGCAAGGACCGCCCGGCGGCGCTCGGGTCGGACGAAGCCGCCTGGGCGCAGAACCGCCGCGCCGTGACCGTCGTCCAGTAA
- a CDS encoding tetratricopeptide repeat protein: MARSIALTAALIALPLLAAPARAQMDSREGIALQNQILELRRDLDAVRRGGGAAAPVPRGGSGGAPPETVQALLGRVQELEETVRRQRGQLDVAENANRRMAEEIEKLRGDMDFRLQQLEGGGRPGATRPPQGPPSAQAPAPQAQPAAPGSPPAPGGPRTAERALADGQAALARGDFPTAEAAAREVIAGRSGPRAQDAQLLLGEALLGRRQFQNAALAFDEAYRRNRQSGRAPEALLGLSNAFIGFGARREACDTLDQLASEYTRLAQPVATRVADARRRAQCR, translated from the coding sequence ATGGCCCGCAGCATCGCGCTGACCGCCGCCCTGATCGCCCTGCCGCTGCTGGCCGCCCCCGCGCGCGCCCAGATGGACAGCCGGGAGGGCATCGCGCTGCAGAACCAGATCCTGGAACTGCGCCGCGACCTTGATGCCGTGCGCCGCGGCGGTGGTGCTGCCGCGCCCGTCCCGCGCGGGGGCAGCGGTGGCGCACCGCCCGAGACGGTGCAGGCGCTGCTTGGCCGCGTGCAGGAGCTGGAGGAGACGGTCCGCCGCCAGCGCGGCCAGCTCGACGTGGCCGAGAACGCCAACCGCCGCATGGCCGAGGAAATCGAGAAACTGCGCGGCGACATGGATTTCCGCCTGCAGCAGCTGGAAGGGGGCGGCCGGCCTGGCGCCACCCGCCCTCCGCAGGGGCCGCCGTCCGCCCAGGCGCCGGCCCCGCAAGCCCAGCCGGCCGCACCGGGCAGCCCCCCGGCGCCGGGCGGCCCCAGAACCGCTGAACGCGCCCTGGCGGACGGCCAGGCGGCCCTGGCCCGTGGTGATTTCCCCACCGCCGAGGCAGCAGCGCGCGAGGTGATCGCCGGTCGCTCCGGCCCGCGCGCGCAGGATGCGCAGTTGCTGCTGGGCGAGGCGCTGCTCGGCCGCCGACAGTTCCAGAACGCGGCGCTGGCCTTCGATGAGGCGTATCGGCGCAACCGGCAGTCCGGCCGTGCGCCGGAAGCGCTGCTTGGCCTGTCGAACGCCTTCATCGGCTTCGGGGCGCGGCGCGAGGCCTGCGACACGCTCGACCAGCTGGCCTCGGAGTACACCCGCCTGGCGCAGCCGGTGGCGACCCGTGTGGCGGATGCGCGGCGGCGCGCGCAATGCCGGTGA
- the tilS gene encoding tRNA lysidine(34) synthetase TilS, giving the protein MAPLGPFGEAPRIAAGISGGPHSLALGLLADHWARMRGGGLLALVVDHGLRPESAAEADHVAAMLGSRGIAARVLRLHLPAGPGLQARARAARLAALTQAASAAGRPWLLLGQHRADQAETLLFRALRGSGPAGLAGMAAVREGGAALVLRPLLGVAPATLEAVVAEAGLVPVRDPSNADARFARVRLRAALADPGGEGAGVAALAAAAAAFTARRERTEAEVAARLAAAAELRPEGFAWIDPAVFGQDRVAAAGLAWLVRLVGGGAMAPAPVQVAAMLSAGGGTLGGAWLRAGARGRWLLARDPGGLAPEVEALAGATWDRRFRLAGPGRAGWRLGALGTAAAALRGGAGLPSAVLRALPAIRDPNGALAAVPMLDYPSSEACRPFATVFAPGVGGEFSARPFKAGQPDLMCSANAGGPSRPARRETTARE; this is encoded by the coding sequence ATGGCGCCGCTCGGCCCATTCGGCGAAGCGCCGCGGATCGCGGCGGGCATTTCGGGCGGGCCGCACAGCTTGGCGTTGGGGCTGCTTGCCGATCACTGGGCGCGCATGCGCGGCGGCGGGCTCCTCGCGCTGGTGGTGGACCACGGGTTGCGACCCGAAAGCGCTGCCGAGGCGGATCACGTTGCGGCGATGCTGGGATCACGCGGGATCGCCGCGCGGGTGCTGCGGCTGCACCTGCCTGCCGGGCCAGGTTTGCAGGCGCGCGCCCGGGCGGCTCGGCTGGCGGCGCTGACCCAGGCCGCGTCGGCGGCCGGGCGGCCCTGGCTGCTGCTGGGCCAGCATCGGGCCGACCAGGCCGAGACGCTGCTGTTCCGTGCGCTGCGCGGCAGCGGGCCGGCCGGGCTCGCAGGCATGGCGGCGGTGCGCGAGGGCGGTGCCGCATTGGTGCTCCGGCCGTTGCTGGGCGTGGCACCGGCCACCCTGGAAGCGGTGGTGGCCGAGGCAGGCCTCGTGCCCGTCCGCGACCCGAGCAATGCCGATGCGCGCTTCGCCCGGGTCCGGCTGCGCGCCGCTCTGGCCGATCCGGGCGGGGAGGGGGCTGGCGTGGCCGCGCTGGCTGCTGCTGCCGCCGCCTTCACGGCGCGCCGGGAGCGCACCGAGGCCGAGGTCGCCGCCCGGCTGGCCGCCGCGGCCGAGTTGCGGCCGGAAGGCTTTGCCTGGATCGATCCGGCCGTTTTCGGGCAGGACCGGGTCGCGGCGGCGGGCCTCGCGTGGCTGGTACGTCTGGTCGGCGGCGGTGCGATGGCGCCCGCGCCGGTGCAGGTCGCGGCGATGCTCTCGGCCGGCGGCGGGACGCTGGGCGGGGCCTGGCTCCGGGCTGGTGCGCGCGGTCGGTGGCTGCTGGCGCGCGACCCGGGCGGCCTGGCGCCCGAGGTCGAGGCGCTGGCCGGCGCCACCTGGGACCGGCGGTTCCGGCTGGCCGGGCCTGGCCGCGCGGGGTGGCGGCTGGGGGCGCTCGGCACGGCGGCGGCAGCGCTGCGCGGGGGCGCCGGGCTGCCCTCGGCCGTGCTGCGGGCGTTGCCCGCCATCCGCGACCCGAACGGCGCGCTGGCCGCGGTGCCGATGCTGGACTATCCTTCATCCGAGGCGTGCCGCCCCTTCGCGACCGTGTTCGCGCCGGGGGTGGGCGGAGAGTTTTCGGCGCGACCATTCAAGGCTGGTCAACCCGACCTTATGTGTAGTGCCAACGCCGGCGGACCCTCCCGACCGGCACGGAGAGAGACAACCGCACGTGAATAA
- the ftsH gene encoding ATP-dependent zinc metalloprotease FtsH — MNNFGRNLALWVIVALLLVALFNLFQPSGGGRTTAQQVAYSDFLNEVNAGHVREVSIQGRTLTGQLSDGRSFQTYTPEDPTLVSRLTEKNVRVVARPEESDVNPLLHYLMSWFPMLLLIGVWIFFMRQMQGGGGRAMGFGKSKAKLLTEKQGRVTFEDVAGIEEAKGELEEIVDFLRDPQKFQRLGGKIPKGVLLVGPPGTGKTLLARSVAGEANVPFFTISGSDFVEMFVGVGASRVRDMFEQGKKNAPCIIFIDEIDAVGRHRGAGLGGGNDEREQTLNQMLVEMDGFESNEGVIIIAATNRPDVLDPALLRPGRFDRQVVVPNPDVNGREKILRVHMRKVPLASDVDPKVIARGTPGFSGADLANLVNEGALLAARTGRRTVGMAEFEAAKDKVMMGAERRSLVMSEDEKRMTAYHEAGHALVAMHEPECDPVHKATIIPRGRALGLVMSLPAGDRYSKHKSKLKSELAMAMGGRVAEELIFGADKVSNGASGDIKMATSQARMMVMEWGMSDVIGMIAYGDNSQEVFLGHSVTQTKNLSEETARKIDSEIRSIIDSAYQRAKTILSEHMDELHLLAKGLLEHETLSGDEIRNVIRGEPIVRNRPDEPVNMGRGSVPSAGRPTPRPPGLNPGAAPAT, encoded by the coding sequence GTGAATAATTTCGGCCGGAATCTCGCGCTCTGGGTGATCGTCGCCCTGCTGCTGGTGGCGCTGTTCAACCTGTTCCAACCTTCGGGCGGCGGGCGCACGACGGCGCAGCAGGTGGCGTATTCGGACTTCCTGAACGAAGTGAATGCCGGCCATGTACGCGAGGTCTCGATCCAGGGCCGCACGCTGACGGGCCAGCTGAGCGACGGTCGGTCGTTCCAGACCTACACGCCGGAAGACCCGACGCTGGTCTCCCGCCTGACCGAGAAGAACGTGCGCGTCGTCGCGCGGCCCGAGGAAAGCGACGTCAATCCGCTGTTGCACTACCTGATGTCCTGGTTCCCGATGCTGCTGCTGATCGGCGTCTGGATCTTCTTCATGCGCCAGATGCAGGGCGGCGGCGGGCGCGCCATGGGCTTCGGCAAGTCCAAGGCCAAGCTGCTGACCGAAAAGCAGGGCCGCGTGACGTTCGAGGACGTGGCCGGCATCGAGGAAGCCAAGGGCGAGCTCGAGGAGATCGTCGACTTCCTGCGCGACCCGCAGAAGTTCCAGCGCCTGGGTGGCAAGATCCCGAAGGGCGTGCTGCTGGTGGGCCCGCCGGGTACCGGCAAGACGCTGCTCGCGCGCTCGGTCGCCGGTGAAGCGAATGTGCCCTTCTTCACCATCTCGGGCTCCGACTTCGTCGAGATGTTCGTGGGTGTCGGCGCATCGCGCGTGCGCGACATGTTCGAACAGGGCAAGAAGAACGCGCCCTGCATCATCTTCATCGACGAAATCGACGCGGTCGGCCGCCATCGCGGCGCCGGCCTGGGTGGCGGCAACGACGAGCGCGAGCAGACGCTCAACCAGATGCTGGTCGAGATGGACGGCTTCGAATCCAACGAAGGCGTCATCATCATCGCGGCCACCAACCGGCCGGACGTGCTCGACCCCGCGCTGCTGCGCCCGGGCCGCTTCGACCGCCAGGTGGTCGTGCCGAACCCGGACGTGAACGGGCGCGAGAAGATCCTGCGCGTGCACATGCGCAAGGTGCCGCTGGCGTCCGACGTCGATCCGAAGGTGATCGCGCGCGGCACGCCGGGCTTCTCCGGCGCGGACCTGGCCAACCTGGTCAATGAAGGCGCGCTGCTGGCCGCGCGCACCGGCCGTCGCACCGTGGGCATGGCCGAGTTCGAGGCCGCCAAGGACAAGGTCATGATGGGCGCGGAGCGCCGGTCGTTGGTCATGTCCGAGGACGAGAAGCGCATGACCGCCTATCACGAGGCAGGCCACGCGCTGGTCGCGATGCACGAACCCGAATGCGACCCGGTCCACAAGGCGACGATCATCCCGCGCGGCCGCGCGCTGGGCCTGGTGATGTCGCTGCCGGCCGGGGACCGTTATTCGAAGCACAAGTCCAAGCTGAAGTCCGAGCTCGCGATGGCGATGGGCGGGCGTGTCGCCGAGGAACTGATCTTCGGCGCCGACAAGGTGTCGAACGGCGCCTCGGGCGACATCAAGATGGCGACCAGCCAGGCCCGCATGATGGTCATGGAATGGGGCATGTCGGACGTGATCGGCATGATCGCGTACGGCGACAACAGCCAGGAGGTCTTCCTGGGCCATTCCGTGACGCAGACCAAGAACCTGTCCGAGGAGACCGCGCGCAAGATCGACAGCGAGATCCGGTCGATCATCGACAGCGCCTACCAGCGTGCGAAGACCATCCTGTCCGAGCACATGGACGAGCTGCACCTGCTGGCCAAGGGCCTGCTGGAGCACGAGACGCTGTCGGGCGACGAGATCCGCAACGTCATCCGTGGCGAGCCGATCGTGCGTAACCGGCCGGATGAGCCTGTAAACATGGGCCGCGGTTCTGTGCCGTCCGCCGGGCGGCCGACGCCGCGCCCGCCGGGGCTGAACCCCGGGGCCGCGCCGGCCACCTGA
- the folP gene encoding dihydropteroate synthase, which translates to MTRLVEPMGLLTGPAAFHALRQGHALPLQGGDIAFTFVRLVEDGEDLGVGPIGQVPEDWHDALHAIAERPAPFAGLQADRPLVMGVVNVTPDSFSDGGRHFDPQRAIAAGHAMLEAGADILDIGGESTRPGAGAVAVEDEIARVLPVVRELAKAAPVSIDTRHAATMDAALDAGAEIVNDVSALRHDPAALTLVAKSHAPVILMHMPGDDPGTMQSLAQYDDVALEVAGFLRDRIATCEALGIARGRIAIDPGIGFGKTIAHNLALIERLPLLAALGCRVVLGASRKRFIGTLSGVEEAGARVPGSIAAALAGAARGASVLRVHDVAQTVQALSVWRACVAGRAPE; encoded by the coding sequence ATGACCCGCCTTGTCGAACCGATGGGCCTGTTGACCGGCCCGGCCGCCTTCCATGCCCTGCGCCAGGGCCATGCGCTGCCACTGCAGGGCGGCGACATCGCCTTCACCTTCGTCCGGCTGGTCGAGGACGGAGAGGACCTGGGTGTCGGCCCGATCGGCCAGGTGCCGGAGGATTGGCACGACGCGCTGCACGCCATCGCCGAGCGCCCCGCGCCCTTCGCCGGCCTGCAGGCCGACCGGCCGCTGGTGATGGGCGTGGTCAACGTCACCCCCGACAGTTTCTCGGATGGCGGGCGGCATTTCGACCCGCAGCGGGCGATCGCGGCCGGGCATGCGATGCTCGAGGCCGGGGCCGACATCCTGGACATCGGCGGGGAATCGACTCGCCCTGGTGCGGGCGCCGTGGCCGTGGAGGACGAGATCGCGCGCGTGCTGCCCGTGGTGCGCGAACTGGCCAAGGCTGCGCCGGTCAGCATCGACACGCGCCATGCCGCGACGATGGATGCGGCTCTCGATGCGGGTGCGGAGATCGTCAACGACGTCTCGGCGCTGCGTCACGACCCGGCCGCGCTCACGCTTGTCGCGAAGTCGCACGCGCCGGTGATCCTGATGCACATGCCCGGCGATGACCCCGGCACCATGCAGTCGCTCGCGCAGTACGACGATGTGGCGCTGGAGGTGGCGGGCTTCCTGCGCGACCGGATCGCGACCTGCGAGGCGCTCGGCATCGCGCGCGGGCGCATCGCGATCGACCCCGGGATCGGCTTCGGCAAGACCATCGCGCACAACCTGGCGCTGATCGAAAGGCTGCCGCTGCTGGCCGCGCTGGGCTGCCGGGTGGTGCTGGGGGCCTCGCGCAAGCGCTTCATCGGCACGCTGTCGGGTGTGGAGGAGGCCGGGGCGCGCGTGCCCGGCAGCATCGCCGCCGCCCTGGCCGGTGCTGCGCGCGGCGCCTCCGTGCTGCGCGTCCACGACGTTGCGCAGACGGTCCAGGCCCTTTCGGTCTGGCGCGCCTGTGTGGCCGGCCGCGCCCC